A section of the Carya illinoinensis cultivar Pawnee chromosome 12, C.illinoinensisPawnee_v1, whole genome shotgun sequence genome encodes:
- the LOC122290099 gene encoding uncharacterized protein LOC122290099: MANGGNERWGTMTVLKMNLNRTATTPYHNNRRSRPWSHSRTRTALVAVMVLLLSTAAWLSLVFSGTTTHCWHRFKDWEGSPHSLHWAWRNRRRSHLPSSSGFSSPSLPHRFSPHNRTRGGDLSLRHVVFGIAGSSRLWKRRKEFVRLWWRPHDMRGHVWLEEAVPREEGDDSLPPVMVSEDISRFRYTNPTGHPSGLRISRIVTECFRLGLQDVRWFVLGDDDTVFNADNLVAVLRKYDPSEMVYIGSPSESHSANTYFSHSMAFGGGGIAISRPLAEALSNIQDDCLDRYPKLYGSDDRLYACISELGVPLTRELGFHQWDIRGDAHGLLSSHPIAPFVSIHHVDAVDPFYPGLSLLESLKLFAKAMRLEPRSFLQRSICYDRARSLTFSVSLGYVVQVFPNIVLARELERSELTYSAWNKIRERNEFDFDTRDPYSSVCKKPILFFLKDVTRQGNATLGSYARARGREDLKRKVICFPRSVPLRYVSNIQVVGYPLSKNWHLVPRRLCCKLNQTSEEGLRLTVGQCGKAVFSSVTDFA; encoded by the exons ATGGCGAACGGTGGAAATGAACGTTGGGGGACTATGACGGTGTTGAAGATGAACCTGAATCGCACCGCGACGACGCCCTACCATAATAATCGCCGAAGCCGTCCGTGGAGTCATAGCCGCACGCGCACTGCCCTCGTGGCCGTCATGGTGCTCCTCCTTTCCACCGCCGCCTGGCTCTCTCTAGTCTTCTCCGGTACCACCACCCACTGCTGGCACCGGTTTAAGGATTGGGAAGGCAGCCCCCATTCTCTCCATTGGGCCTGGAGAAACCGTCGTCGTTCccatcttccttcttcttcaggCTTCTCCTCGCCCTCGTTGCCGCATCGGTTTTCCCCTCACAATCGCACCCGGGGGGGTGATTTGTCCCTACGACACGTCGTGTTTGGCATAGCCGGTTCCTCGCGGCTCTGGAAACGGCGCAAGGAATTCGTGAGGCTCTGGTGGCGTCCCCACGACATGCGTGGCCACGTCTGGCTGGAAGAGGCGGTGCCTCGCGAGGAGGGGGATGATTCCTTGCCTCCCGTCATGGTTTCAGAGGATATATCTCGCTTCCGCTACACCAATCCCACCGGCCACCCTTCTGGACTCCGCATTTCCCGCATAGTCACCGAGTGCTTCCGCCTGGGCTTACAGGATGTACGCTGGTTCGTTCTGGGAGACGATGACACGGTTTTCAATGCTGATAATCTCGTCGCTGTTCTCCGCAAGTACGATCCATCCGAGATGGTTTACATCGGGAGCCCATCAGAGAGCCATTCTGCCAATACCTATTTCAGCCACTCCATGGCTTTTGGTGGTGGTGGGATCGCTATCAGCCGTCCGCTGGCCGAGGCACTCTCCAACATTCAGGATGACTGCCTCGACAGGTATCCAAAGCTCTACGGAAGTGATGATCGACTCTATGCCTGCATTTCTGAACTCGGCGTTCCCCTAACAAGGGAACTTGGCTTTCACCAG TGGGATATTCGGGGTGATGCACACGGTCTTCTATCCTCTCACCCCATTGCCCCTTTTGTCTCAATTCACCATGTCGATGCTGTTGATCCTTTTTATCCGGGCTTGAGCTTGCTGGAGAGCTTGAAACTCTTTGCAAAGGCCATGAGGCTCGAACCCAGAAGTTTCTTGCAGCGATCAATCTGCTATGACCGAGCACGTAGCCTCACTTTTTCAGTCTCACTTGGTTACGTGGTTCAAGTTTTCCCAAACATCGTTCTCGCCCGTGAACTGGAACGTTCAGAGCTGACCTACTCTGCATGGAACAAAATACGTGAGAGGAACGAATTCGACTTCGACACTAGGGATCCTTACTCATCTGTGTGTAAGAAACCTATCCTTTTTTTCTTGAAAGATGTAACAAGACAAGGTAATGCTACATTGGGTTCATATGCGCGGGCCAGAGGAAGAGAAGATTTGAAGAGGAAAGTTATCTGCTTTCCACGTTCGGTTCCTCTCCGCTACGTGAGCAATATTCAGGTCGTTGGGTATCCATTGAGCAAGAATTGGCATTTG GTACCTCGTCGGTTATGTTGCAAATTGAATCAAACCTCCGAAGAAGGTCTTAGATTAACAGTTGGACAGTGTGGGAAGGCAGTTTTTAGTTCTGTCACCGATTTTGCTTGA
- the LOC122289864 gene encoding trihelix transcription factor GTL1-like isoform X2, giving the protein MQQGGDGGGGSKSQYGGSSEMGTTPALDATSAATTTGGHPMDMDSDQAQLQVEAASPISCRPPASAAVNLDELMALQGGGGGVDEDALAAGAGEAGSVGGGNRWPRQETLALLKIRSEMDAAFRDASLKAPLWEDVSRKLGEMGYKRSAKKCKEKFENVDKYYKRTKETRAGRQDGKSYKFFSELEALHGSFSSSNVAGNSGLVSLVVPPATTTFMTTIHPMAAPVSTGIGIGGIFSNPMPITSIRVNPQVPPGFGIFPTNPSSAAVAPAPVSGSFGAAAPPIGFGFSSNSLSSSLGSHEEDDDEEESLEAEPLNLGSSRKRKRKRRGSSKAGGSSDTRRMMAFFENLMKQVMHKQEAMQQRFLEVMEKREQDRMIREEAWNRQEMARLAREHELMVQNRAISASRDAALVGFLQKITGHSIQLPTPLSNTPAAPPPAFVPSPMPAPPPQPPPSQQKPQQQQVLRHSHRHTQVVMAIPEQQVPPQDISGGGGSFEPSSSRWPKAEVLALIKLRSGLESRYQEAGPKGPLWDEISAGMQRMGFKRSAKRCKEKWENINKYYKKVKESNKERPEDAKTCPYFHELDALYRKKIQGGSSSTGGSGNNTSFLYQNRPPQQQQQENIELDPSDSPETIPPRQPRPPHSLASSTDSENKNGASTDVRSQTSNMGLPEGIFGEGIGGPPKKKTL; this is encoded by the exons ATGCAACAAGGAGGAGATGGCGGAGGGGGGTCTAAATCTCAATACGGAGGGTCATCCGAGATGGGTACTACTCCTGCCCTAGATGCAACATCTGCTGCGACAACTACCGGCGGTCACCCGATGGACATGGACAGCGACCAAGCCCAGCTGCAGGTGGAGGCTGCCTCGCCCATCAGTTGCCGGCCTCCTGCCTCTGCGGCTGTGAATTTGGATGAGCTGATGGCTTTAcagggtggtggtggtggtgtagATGAGGATGCACTCGCTGCCGGTGCCGGAGAGGCAGGAAGTGTTGGAGGCGGAAATCGGTGGCCTCGTCAAGAGACTTTAGCACTTCTCAAGATTAGGTCGGAGATGGACGCAGCCTTCCGTGATGCATCACTCAAGGCCCCCCTATGGGAAGATGTATCTAG GAAGCTGGGGGAGATGGGATACAAAAGGAGTGCCAAGAAATGCAAGGAAAAATTCGAGAACGTCGACAAGTATTACAAGCGAACAAAGGAAACCCGGGCTGGCCGTCAAGATGGGAAAAGCTACAAGTTTTTCAGCGAGCTTGAGGCTCTCCATGGCTCATTTTCCAGTAGCAACGTCGCCGGCAATAGCGGTTTGGTTTCTCTCGTAGTGCCGCCGGCGACAACTACCTTCATGACCACCATCCACCCTATGGCTGCTCCGGTTTCCACTGGTATTGGCATCGGCGGTATCTTCAGCAACCCTATGCCAATCACATCCATCAGAGTTAATCCCCAAGTCCCTCCGGGCTTCGGAATATTTCCTACCAATCCCAGTTCGGCAGCAGTTGCACCGGCTCCCGTTTCTGGATCTTTCGGAGCAGCAGCCCCGCCGATAGGCTTCGGCTTCTCATCAAATAGCCTGTCCTCTTCATTGGGATCCCATGAGGAGGATGATGACGAAGAGGAGAGCCTAGAAGCGGAGCCATTGAACTTAGGTAGCAGCCGCAAACGTAAACGTAAACGTCGGGGATCATCAAAGGCCGGCGGCAGCAGCGACACCCGTAGAATGATGGCGTTCTTCGAGAATCTAATGAAACAGGTCATGCACAAGCAAGAAGCCATGCAACAAAGATTTTTAGAGGTAATGGAGAAGAGAGAGCAAGACAGGATGATAAGAGAAGAAGCTTGGAATAGGCAAGAGATGGCGAGGCTGGCCCGCGAGCACGAGCTAATGGTTCAGAACCGGGCCATCTCTGCTTCCAGAGATGCTGCCTTAGTTGGTTTTCTACAGAAGATAACAGGCCACTCCATCCAACTACCTACACCTCTAAGCAATACTCCTGCTGCCCCACCACCTGCCTTTGTCCCCTCACCAATGCCGGCACCACCACCGCAACCACCTCCCTCACAACAAAAGCCACAACAGCAACAAGTTCTCCGACATTCTCATCGACATACACAAGTGGTAATGGCTATCCCAGAACAGCAGGTACCCCCGCAGGACATTAGTGGTGGAGGAGGGAGCTTTGAACCATCTTCCTCGAGATGGCCGAAGGCGGAGGTTCTTGCACTTATAAAGTTGAGGAGTGGGCTCGAATCAAGGTATCAAGAAGCAGGGCCCAAGGGACCACTTTGGGATGAAATATCGGCAGGAATGCAGCGGATGGGTTTCAAGAGAAGTGCCAAAAGATGCAAAGAAAAATGGGAGAACATCAATAAGTATTACAAGAAGGTAAAAGAAAGCAACAAAGAACGCCCCGAAGATGCCAAAACCTGTCCTTATTTTCACGAACTCGATGCGCTTTATCGGAAGAAGATTCAGGGCGGCTCTAGCAGTACTGGTGGCAGCGGCAACAACACGAGTTTCCTTTATCAGAACAGGCCGccacagcagcagcagcaagagAACATCGAACTGGATCCAAGCGATTCTCCGGAAACTATTCCACCACGACAACCACGACCACCACATAGCCTTGCCAGTAGTACGgattcagaaaacaaaaatggaGCTAGTACAGATGTACGGTCCCAGACAAGCAACATGGGATTGCCAGAAGGAATCTTTGGAGAAGGGATTGGAGGGCCACCCAAAAAG AAGACATTGTGA
- the LOC122289864 gene encoding trihelix transcription factor GTL1-like isoform X1, with product MQQGGDGGGGSKSQYGGSSEMGTTPALDATSAATTTGGHPMDMDSDQAQLQVEAASPISCRPPASAAVNLDELMALQGGGGGVDEDALAAGAGEAGSVGGGNRWPRQETLALLKIRSEMDAAFRDASLKAPLWEDVSRKLGEMGYKRSAKKCKEKFENVDKYYKRTKETRAGRQDGKSYKFFSELEALHGSFSSSNVAGNSGLVSLVVPPATTTFMTTIHPMAAPVSTGIGIGGIFSNPMPITSIRVNPQVPPGFGIFPTNPSSAAVAPAPVSGSFGAAAPPIGFGFSSNSLSSSLGSHEEDDDEEESLEAEPLNLGSSRKRKRKRRGSSKAGGSSDTRRMMAFFENLMKQVMHKQEAMQQRFLEVMEKREQDRMIREEAWNRQEMARLAREHELMVQNRAISASRDAALVGFLQKITGHSIQLPTPLSNTPAAPPPAFVPSPMPAPPPQPPPSQQKPQQQQVLRHSHRHTQVVMAIPEQQVPPQDISGGGGSFEPSSSRWPKAEVLALIKLRSGLESRYQEAGPKGPLWDEISAGMQRMGFKRSAKRCKEKWENINKYYKKVKESNKERPEDAKTCPYFHELDALYRKKIQGGSSSTGGSGNNTSFLYQNRPPQQQQQENIELDPSDSPETIPPRQPRPPHSLASSTDSENKNGASTDVRSQTSNMGLPEGIFGEGIGGPPKKPEDIVKELIMEQQEHQGQQQLIVDDFDKTEEDDTDNIDQEEEEDELDEEEHEELEEDMKMGYKIEFQRKNAAGPPNGGGNGAPSFLAVVR from the exons ATGCAACAAGGAGGAGATGGCGGAGGGGGGTCTAAATCTCAATACGGAGGGTCATCCGAGATGGGTACTACTCCTGCCCTAGATGCAACATCTGCTGCGACAACTACCGGCGGTCACCCGATGGACATGGACAGCGACCAAGCCCAGCTGCAGGTGGAGGCTGCCTCGCCCATCAGTTGCCGGCCTCCTGCCTCTGCGGCTGTGAATTTGGATGAGCTGATGGCTTTAcagggtggtggtggtggtgtagATGAGGATGCACTCGCTGCCGGTGCCGGAGAGGCAGGAAGTGTTGGAGGCGGAAATCGGTGGCCTCGTCAAGAGACTTTAGCACTTCTCAAGATTAGGTCGGAGATGGACGCAGCCTTCCGTGATGCATCACTCAAGGCCCCCCTATGGGAAGATGTATCTAG GAAGCTGGGGGAGATGGGATACAAAAGGAGTGCCAAGAAATGCAAGGAAAAATTCGAGAACGTCGACAAGTATTACAAGCGAACAAAGGAAACCCGGGCTGGCCGTCAAGATGGGAAAAGCTACAAGTTTTTCAGCGAGCTTGAGGCTCTCCATGGCTCATTTTCCAGTAGCAACGTCGCCGGCAATAGCGGTTTGGTTTCTCTCGTAGTGCCGCCGGCGACAACTACCTTCATGACCACCATCCACCCTATGGCTGCTCCGGTTTCCACTGGTATTGGCATCGGCGGTATCTTCAGCAACCCTATGCCAATCACATCCATCAGAGTTAATCCCCAAGTCCCTCCGGGCTTCGGAATATTTCCTACCAATCCCAGTTCGGCAGCAGTTGCACCGGCTCCCGTTTCTGGATCTTTCGGAGCAGCAGCCCCGCCGATAGGCTTCGGCTTCTCATCAAATAGCCTGTCCTCTTCATTGGGATCCCATGAGGAGGATGATGACGAAGAGGAGAGCCTAGAAGCGGAGCCATTGAACTTAGGTAGCAGCCGCAAACGTAAACGTAAACGTCGGGGATCATCAAAGGCCGGCGGCAGCAGCGACACCCGTAGAATGATGGCGTTCTTCGAGAATCTAATGAAACAGGTCATGCACAAGCAAGAAGCCATGCAACAAAGATTTTTAGAGGTAATGGAGAAGAGAGAGCAAGACAGGATGATAAGAGAAGAAGCTTGGAATAGGCAAGAGATGGCGAGGCTGGCCCGCGAGCACGAGCTAATGGTTCAGAACCGGGCCATCTCTGCTTCCAGAGATGCTGCCTTAGTTGGTTTTCTACAGAAGATAACAGGCCACTCCATCCAACTACCTACACCTCTAAGCAATACTCCTGCTGCCCCACCACCTGCCTTTGTCCCCTCACCAATGCCGGCACCACCACCGCAACCACCTCCCTCACAACAAAAGCCACAACAGCAACAAGTTCTCCGACATTCTCATCGACATACACAAGTGGTAATGGCTATCCCAGAACAGCAGGTACCCCCGCAGGACATTAGTGGTGGAGGAGGGAGCTTTGAACCATCTTCCTCGAGATGGCCGAAGGCGGAGGTTCTTGCACTTATAAAGTTGAGGAGTGGGCTCGAATCAAGGTATCAAGAAGCAGGGCCCAAGGGACCACTTTGGGATGAAATATCGGCAGGAATGCAGCGGATGGGTTTCAAGAGAAGTGCCAAAAGATGCAAAGAAAAATGGGAGAACATCAATAAGTATTACAAGAAGGTAAAAGAAAGCAACAAAGAACGCCCCGAAGATGCCAAAACCTGTCCTTATTTTCACGAACTCGATGCGCTTTATCGGAAGAAGATTCAGGGCGGCTCTAGCAGTACTGGTGGCAGCGGCAACAACACGAGTTTCCTTTATCAGAACAGGCCGccacagcagcagcagcaagagAACATCGAACTGGATCCAAGCGATTCTCCGGAAACTATTCCACCACGACAACCACGACCACCACATAGCCTTGCCAGTAGTACGgattcagaaaacaaaaatggaGCTAGTACAGATGTACGGTCCCAGACAAGCAACATGGGATTGCCAGAAGGAATCTTTGGAGAAGGGATTGGAGGGCCACCCAAAAAG CCAGAAGACATTGTGAAGGAGCTAATAATGGAACAGCAGGAACATCAAGGTCAGCAACAATTAATTGTAGATGACTTTGACAAAACCGAGGAAGATGATACCGACAATATTGatcaagaggaagaagaagacgagCTGGATGAAGAAGAGCACGAAGAATTGGAAGAGGATATGAAGATGGGTTATAAGATTGAATTTCAGAGAAAGAATGCCGCAGGGCCCCCTAATGGAGGAGGAAATGGGGCACCCTCCTTTTTGGCCGTGGTTCGATAG
- the LOC122289864 gene encoding trihelix transcription factor GTL1-like isoform X3 encodes MGYKRSAKKCKEKFENVDKYYKRTKETRAGRQDGKSYKFFSELEALHGSFSSSNVAGNSGLVSLVVPPATTTFMTTIHPMAAPVSTGIGIGGIFSNPMPITSIRVNPQVPPGFGIFPTNPSSAAVAPAPVSGSFGAAAPPIGFGFSSNSLSSSLGSHEEDDDEEESLEAEPLNLGSSRKRKRKRRGSSKAGGSSDTRRMMAFFENLMKQVMHKQEAMQQRFLEVMEKREQDRMIREEAWNRQEMARLAREHELMVQNRAISASRDAALVGFLQKITGHSIQLPTPLSNTPAAPPPAFVPSPMPAPPPQPPPSQQKPQQQQVLRHSHRHTQVVMAIPEQQVPPQDISGGGGSFEPSSSRWPKAEVLALIKLRSGLESRYQEAGPKGPLWDEISAGMQRMGFKRSAKRCKEKWENINKYYKKVKESNKERPEDAKTCPYFHELDALYRKKIQGGSSSTGGSGNNTSFLYQNRPPQQQQQENIELDPSDSPETIPPRQPRPPHSLASSTDSENKNGASTDVRSQTSNMGLPEGIFGEGIGGPPKKPEDIVKELIMEQQEHQGQQQLIVDDFDKTEEDDTDNIDQEEEEDELDEEEHEELEEDMKMGYKIEFQRKNAAGPPNGGGNGAPSFLAVVR; translated from the exons ATGGGATACAAAAGGAGTGCCAAGAAATGCAAGGAAAAATTCGAGAACGTCGACAAGTATTACAAGCGAACAAAGGAAACCCGGGCTGGCCGTCAAGATGGGAAAAGCTACAAGTTTTTCAGCGAGCTTGAGGCTCTCCATGGCTCATTTTCCAGTAGCAACGTCGCCGGCAATAGCGGTTTGGTTTCTCTCGTAGTGCCGCCGGCGACAACTACCTTCATGACCACCATCCACCCTATGGCTGCTCCGGTTTCCACTGGTATTGGCATCGGCGGTATCTTCAGCAACCCTATGCCAATCACATCCATCAGAGTTAATCCCCAAGTCCCTCCGGGCTTCGGAATATTTCCTACCAATCCCAGTTCGGCAGCAGTTGCACCGGCTCCCGTTTCTGGATCTTTCGGAGCAGCAGCCCCGCCGATAGGCTTCGGCTTCTCATCAAATAGCCTGTCCTCTTCATTGGGATCCCATGAGGAGGATGATGACGAAGAGGAGAGCCTAGAAGCGGAGCCATTGAACTTAGGTAGCAGCCGCAAACGTAAACGTAAACGTCGGGGATCATCAAAGGCCGGCGGCAGCAGCGACACCCGTAGAATGATGGCGTTCTTCGAGAATCTAATGAAACAGGTCATGCACAAGCAAGAAGCCATGCAACAAAGATTTTTAGAGGTAATGGAGAAGAGAGAGCAAGACAGGATGATAAGAGAAGAAGCTTGGAATAGGCAAGAGATGGCGAGGCTGGCCCGCGAGCACGAGCTAATGGTTCAGAACCGGGCCATCTCTGCTTCCAGAGATGCTGCCTTAGTTGGTTTTCTACAGAAGATAACAGGCCACTCCATCCAACTACCTACACCTCTAAGCAATACTCCTGCTGCCCCACCACCTGCCTTTGTCCCCTCACCAATGCCGGCACCACCACCGCAACCACCTCCCTCACAACAAAAGCCACAACAGCAACAAGTTCTCCGACATTCTCATCGACATACACAAGTGGTAATGGCTATCCCAGAACAGCAGGTACCCCCGCAGGACATTAGTGGTGGAGGAGGGAGCTTTGAACCATCTTCCTCGAGATGGCCGAAGGCGGAGGTTCTTGCACTTATAAAGTTGAGGAGTGGGCTCGAATCAAGGTATCAAGAAGCAGGGCCCAAGGGACCACTTTGGGATGAAATATCGGCAGGAATGCAGCGGATGGGTTTCAAGAGAAGTGCCAAAAGATGCAAAGAAAAATGGGAGAACATCAATAAGTATTACAAGAAGGTAAAAGAAAGCAACAAAGAACGCCCCGAAGATGCCAAAACCTGTCCTTATTTTCACGAACTCGATGCGCTTTATCGGAAGAAGATTCAGGGCGGCTCTAGCAGTACTGGTGGCAGCGGCAACAACACGAGTTTCCTTTATCAGAACAGGCCGccacagcagcagcagcaagagAACATCGAACTGGATCCAAGCGATTCTCCGGAAACTATTCCACCACGACAACCACGACCACCACATAGCCTTGCCAGTAGTACGgattcagaaaacaaaaatggaGCTAGTACAGATGTACGGTCCCAGACAAGCAACATGGGATTGCCAGAAGGAATCTTTGGAGAAGGGATTGGAGGGCCACCCAAAAAG CCAGAAGACATTGTGAAGGAGCTAATAATGGAACAGCAGGAACATCAAGGTCAGCAACAATTAATTGTAGATGACTTTGACAAAACCGAGGAAGATGATACCGACAATATTGatcaagaggaagaagaagacgagCTGGATGAAGAAGAGCACGAAGAATTGGAAGAGGATATGAAGATGGGTTATAAGATTGAATTTCAGAGAAAGAATGCCGCAGGGCCCCCTAATGGAGGAGGAAATGGGGCACCCTCCTTTTTGGCCGTGGTTCGATAG